In Desulfomonile tiedjei DSM 6799, a genomic segment contains:
- a CDS encoding ArsA family ATPase: MNEISIDMKHFFRDRPRLKYIFFGGKGGVGKTVMAAAAALWSAKQGKRTLLASTNPVHSLSNLFEQNVFGKPVTVCDEANCYAFEIDTRDTIERSKKEIREKINWFLKFADITTNAEEFIESATMNPAFEESAMFENMMDLMFKDEYDFYVFDTAPTANARRLLGMSKVYGLWVEKMVKSREEAKSLRELLSFSKKQEKDPLMDYLLGFRERMAHAKELLTDEALTAFFFVTLPESLPIAVITRFMNWFYEFGIPVGGVVVNGLIPENQLEAGSAEFVRNRVQMQKEHMEEIWTIFDNRVRAIVPLFETEVKGSTMLNRLVDHLMVDNTV, from the coding sequence GTGAACGAAATATCCATAGACATGAAGCATTTTTTCAGAGATCGTCCCCGTCTCAAATACATCTTCTTCGGCGGCAAAGGCGGCGTAGGCAAAACCGTAATGGCAGCGGCCGCGGCACTTTGGTCTGCCAAACAGGGCAAAAGGACTTTGCTCGCATCGACCAATCCGGTGCACAGCCTGTCGAACTTGTTCGAGCAGAACGTATTCGGCAAACCTGTTACGGTTTGTGATGAGGCGAACTGTTACGCTTTCGAAATTGACACCCGGGATACAATCGAACGTTCCAAGAAAGAGATCCGGGAAAAGATAAACTGGTTTCTCAAGTTCGCAGATATAACGACCAATGCCGAAGAGTTCATCGAATCCGCGACCATGAATCCTGCATTTGAAGAGTCCGCCATGTTTGAAAACATGATGGATCTCATGTTCAAAGACGAATACGATTTTTACGTCTTCGATACTGCTCCCACTGCCAATGCCCGTCGGCTCTTGGGAATGTCCAAAGTGTACGGCCTCTGGGTGGAAAAAATGGTGAAAAGCCGGGAAGAAGCAAAATCTTTACGAGAGTTGCTCTCCTTTTCCAAGAAACAGGAAAAAGACCCGCTCATGGATTATCTTCTGGGGTTCAGGGAAAGAATGGCTCACGCCAAAGAACTGCTCACGGATGAAGCTCTCACGGCTTTCTTCTTCGTGACCCTCCCGGAAAGCCTTCCCATAGCGGTTATCACAAGATTCATGAACTGGTTCTATGAATTCGGCATTCCCGTGGGTGGAGTCGTGGTAAACGGGTTAATCCCCGAGAACCAGTTGGAAGCGGGTTCCGCGGAATTCGTCCGAAATCGGGTGCAAATGCAGAAGGAACATATGGAGGAGATATGGACGATTTTTGATAACAGAGTCCGTGCCATAGTTCCTCTATTCGAGACTGAAGTGAAAGGCAGCACTATGCTTAATCGTCTTGTGGATCATCTTATGGTAGACAATACGGTATAA
- a CDS encoding ArsA family ATPase yields the protein MSLAKIFEQYPDRRYIMFGGKGGLGKTTFSAAASYYLAKNGKKVLVFSVDPQASLTDIFQKDIFGKGPTEIMPNLYAQEIDADRRVKEYQQEIRQKILDMYGMETIPEEIESYIQAAAAEPAMEESAIFDEVVDIVVRGGYDYYIYDLVPLGHALYYLSMASVYDAWIDKITALREQMREYDQVAAVIRREKDMEEDAILNELLFIKDRINKSSSILTDKAKTAFFFVLTAEEMVIKDTMKAAELFSKFDVPISGYIVNRVLPEELKAQNIPEYLKNRFSMQEHYLKVIDRDFSGQILASVPEMERDVTGLPMIEKMARAMFGDF from the coding sequence ATGTCTCTAGCCAAAATCTTTGAACAATATCCCGATCGAAGATACATCATGTTCGGCGGTAAGGGCGGATTAGGGAAAACGACTTTTTCCGCAGCCGCTTCCTACTATCTGGCGAAGAATGGAAAGAAGGTCCTGGTGTTTTCTGTGGATCCTCAGGCATCGCTGACGGACATTTTTCAGAAAGATATTTTCGGCAAAGGGCCCACCGAGATTATGCCCAATCTCTATGCGCAAGAAATCGATGCCGATCGCAGGGTAAAAGAGTACCAACAAGAAATACGTCAGAAGATTCTCGACATGTACGGCATGGAAACCATTCCCGAGGAGATAGAGAGTTATATCCAGGCGGCAGCAGCCGAGCCGGCAATGGAAGAGAGCGCTATTTTCGATGAAGTAGTAGACATCGTAGTGAGAGGTGGTTACGATTATTACATCTATGATCTCGTTCCACTGGGCCACGCGCTCTACTACTTGAGCATGGCTTCGGTGTACGATGCCTGGATAGACAAGATCACTGCTCTTCGCGAGCAAATGAGAGAATACGATCAGGTTGCCGCTGTTATCCGTCGCGAAAAGGACATGGAAGAAGATGCCATTCTCAACGAGCTGCTCTTCATTAAAGATCGTATAAACAAATCATCCAGCATACTCACGGATAAAGCCAAAACAGCATTCTTCTTCGTGCTCACCGCAGAGGAAATGGTTATCAAAGACACGATGAAAGCGGCAGAGCTCTTCTCAAAGTTCGATGTGCCCATTAGCGGATATATCGTGAATCGCGTGCTGCCTGAGGAGCTGAAAGCACAGAACATCCCCGAGTACCTGAAGAATCGCTTTTCCATGCAAGAGCATTATCTCAAGGTGATCGACAGGGATTTCTCAGGCCAGATCCTCGCATCGGTCCCGGAAATGGAAAGAGACGTGACAGGCTTGCCCATGATCGAAAAAATGGCTCGCGCCATGTTTGGCGACTTTTAG